One window of Psychrobacillus sp. FSL H8-0483 genomic DNA carries:
- a CDS encoding tyrosine-type recombinase/integrase yields the protein MFFLFEVLFSIDDNTLRKTQITAMHEAGADLATIAKQSGHKNLETINKHYLEVSDRTVYKYL from the coding sequence ATGTTTTTCTTATTCGAAGTTCTTTTTTCAATTGATGATAACACATTACGCAAAACTCAAATTACAGCTATGCACGAAGCAGGAGCAGACCTAGCAACAATCGCAAAGCAAAGTGGTCACAAAAACCTTGAAACAATCAATAAGCACTACTTAGAGGTCAGTGACAGAACCGTTTATAAATACTTGTGA